The DNA window TGTCAATTTTTCCTCACAGTGACTCTGGCACTTCAGTTTACTGAATACCTCATTTGATTCTTACAACAGCCATATGGAGGTAGCTATTattagccccactttacagatttgAAAACAGAGGCTGAGGGGTTAAATACCCTGTCCAAAGTCACGTGGCCAGCGTgtagtggagccaggattcaccTCTGAGCGTTGGACTCCTAATCCAGTGTTCTTTTCACCTCACCATGTTGCTTCCTCCCGTGGGTCAGATGAGCCCTGAAGACGGGgtgtgtggaggggagggtgCCCTGGGTTTTGGGTTGGGGATGGATACCAGGCCTTGCATGTGCAGGGAAGCCACTGCCAGGCGCTTACTCTGCCATCTCGCTGCCCCAGGTTGCAGAGCGGGCTCTGTATTTCTGGAACAATGAGTATATCCTGAGCCTCATTGAGGACAACTGCCATACTGTGCTGCCTGCTGTGTTTGGGACCCTCTACCAGGTCTCCAAGGAGCACTGGAATCAGTGAGTACCCAGGCCTTGACCTAACCCACAGAACCTGGGGCAGGGCCAGCCGGTCCAGAACTGGGGTTCCTGCTAGCTGGAGAGGATCAGGGAAGGCATCCGAAGATGGCAGAGGGGTGGTGAAaggggcaggcagagggcagTGCTTGTGGTGTTCAGGGCTGCATGCTGTATTTGGGACACAGGGACAGGCAGAATGCCAGACAGGGAGGTGGGACCCAACTGAAATTGCTCTCATCTCTCACCCCCTCCCTTGACCCTGCCAAGAACCATTGTGTCTCTGATCTACAATGTGCTCAAGACCTTCATGGAGATGAATGGGAAGCTGTTTGATGAGCTCACAGCCTCCTACAAGCTGGAAAAGCAGCAGTGAGTGCTGGGAGGCTGGAcatggagggagaggggagaaaagcagaaaagaaccAGTTCCTAATGGTTGGAGGGAACCGAAGAGGACAACCCACATCCCATCTGATCAGATGTTTAAAGTCTCTCCCTATGTTTTTGCCAAGTGCTGGGGCATCCAAGCCCAGTTGTCCCCTGCATCCTCCAATTATCCTCCCAAGTACTTCTTCCAGGTACGGAGCACCCTGTACTTCAGCTGGGGCCTCTCAGGGCCAGGCTGATCCATTTACTCCACGAGCACAGGCTGGGACCAGTCTCTCCTCAGTGCCTTCTCCCCTAAGTGGAGTCTCTTTGCAGGTGGGGTGGCGGTGAGGGAGGCTGGATTGCAGGTGGGGCCCCAGGTAAGGGAActgcctccccctctctccccagggaACAGCAGAAGGCCCAGGAACGTCAGGAGCTGTGGCAAGGCCTGGAGGAGCTACGGCTACGCCGGCTACAGGGGACCCAGGGGGCCAAAGAGGCCCCGCTCCAGCGGCTTACACCCCAGGTGGCCACCGGTGGAGGTCAGAGCTAAAGATCCCCAGAAGGGGAGGAGCTAAACCCAGAGCTGTCAgtccctccatcctccctcctgcccagggGTCCAGAGAGATACACACCTACTCCTGGCCTTGCCAGAGGGGGCTCGGAGGGCTTCCTGCCTGGCCCAGCATGGGCAGTTTCCActgggggggagaggaggagagatgggggTCCTGGCAACAGAACTCTCAGGCCCTCCTGGCAGGACTTGACCAGGGCAAGCTTGACCAGGAAGCTGCCATGGGGGATCTGCCTCTGCCCCACAAAGCTGGGCTACAGACTGCAGGCAGGTTCCCACCCCCTGCTCCCAGCCTAGGGCAAGGGGACTCggcccctcacctgccccaccTTGTGCCAGCGGGAGGTCCTTCCTCACCCCACCATGGGATCCATGGTCTATTTATTCTCCCCCAGCTCACCTGAAACACAGACATTATCCTGGGCCTGGGgcaccctccttccttccctcccctcccttgccCTGTACATCCTTGTCCCCTTTTTATTTattgggcagggggaggggtgagggcacAGGCAGAAGATTCCCTGTGTCCTGGGGCAAGGGGGGGTGGTCACAGTAACCATGGTCTGTTCCCCTTTCCTTGGCTGGGGGTAGATTTAATAAAGAGAGAAACTCATGATCTGCTTGCTTTATTTAGGACAAAGAGGGAGATGAAATGATGAAGGACTGGTTAGGAAGCCAGGCagaggtggggaagaggcagAAACGCCCCTCTTCTCACAGGGTTGGAGCTGTTGTCCTTGCTGAGGTTCAGGATATGTAGGATATACTCCAACATTAAACCCTCTGACCAAGGGGAGGGTGGCGGGAGAAGGATGGGCTAGTAGCGCGAGAGGCGACACATGTCACACTGGCAGGCCCTGGCCGTGAAGATCTCCAGCTCCTCCCTCCGGTCCCCCCCACAATGCAGCTGCACCTTCACCTGTGGGAGAGGTGGGTGTCTGTTCCAGTCCCCTTCCTCAGGCCATCTTAGGTCCCCGTCTCCTCCGTCTCCCCTACCCGCAACGAGCACCACCGAGCTGGGCCCCCTCACCTTCCTCAGGCTGCTGATGGTGCAGCACTGAGAGATGGAGGTGATGTTATGTCGATAGCCACTGGCCACCAGCACCGAGTAACGGGAAGGGAAGGCGCTGGACTCGCAGTGGCCCACGCAGGCCTGTGCCACGTGGGAGCCCTGGCAGGTGCCTTGGCGGTCACTTCGCACTGTCACATTGAAGGCTGGAAGAAGACAGGCGAGCGGTAGATGGTGCCTTGGCGGAGGCTCGCCCAGCTCCTGCTGCCTGAGCCTCACTGGGTCCCTCGAGGGTGCTGCCTGCCCCTCTGTCCAGTCCATCAGCTCTTTGCTCCCGCCCAGCGCTCTGCTCCCAGGGTTACTTACGGTGCAAGTAGCAGCCTGGGATGGCTGCCTGTTGACCCTGGCCTTCAGTGACCGCCAGGATCAGCAGGCAGAGGAGCAGGGTTTGGGGGGACGCCATGGGCATCTGAAACACAGTGGGTAGAAAGATGTCTCTAGATGGGTGTGCAGGTGGGAGGGGGTGTTCTTTCAATACTGCATGCCTCCAGGTGAATGAGGCGGGGCTAGGTTGGTCTGTCTGACTGGGGTGAGGCCTGCCTGTGAGGGGCTGTCTTTTCCTTGTATCTGCCTTTGGGTGCGTGTGCATGTGGATGTGCGTGTCTGCCCGTGTCTCTCTGGATGCGTGTGAGTGTGCGCAGCTGTCCCAGTGTGACTTGTGTGTCAGCCCACTGCCGTGATTCTCCCCCAGAACCTCCTCCACCATCTGGACCACAAACCTCTGCCTCCCTCCATCTGCCCCATCTATCTGCCCGTAGGACCCTTATCTGCAGTCCCCAGGCCCTCCCAGGGCTCTTCCTGCCTCAGTGAGCTCACCACTTCCAAGGCCCAGGAGCTGAGTGGCTTGTTGAGTGGCTCCTCTGGCCTCCTGCTGGTCTCCAGGCGGTGCTGGCTCTCCGGGTTTTTATTTGCCATCATTCTGGAGCCACGCCTTCTTGGAGGTCGGCTTTCAGGCCTGCCTTCTCTGCCTGAAGCCTCACAGCAAAACCACCTGGGAGATCCTGCTCTTCTCTGAGGTGTGGTCCTCTAGGGTGGTTTCTGCTTCCCCTATGTCCAAAAGCTGCTGGTGGCCCAGGGCTGGGAAGTAAGGTGTAGAGAAAAGCCCAGGAGCTGGTGGAGTAGGCAGCGTGTGtgcagctggggagagagggctcTCACTGGGCTGAGTTGTGGCCACCTGGGttctcttctttgctgtgtgaccttgggcaggacaCTTCTGTTTAGGGCCTTGCCAGCCCATCCTTAAAACTATTAAACTCAGCCCTGCCTGTCTCTTTTACCCACTGCAAAGGAAAGGGTGGAGAGGAGATTCTTATGGACAACGGAAATGCTATCAGTGGGGGGTCTCCTGAGAGACGcttggtggcagagccagggagaGTCAGGGGGCTGGTTCTAAGTCTGTTTCAGAGCTTCACTTTCACTGTCAAGTGGATGACTTCTCATTCCGGGGGTCAGCTACAGAGTGGGGCTTCCCCTAGTTTCTGGACTAACAGGGACCTGACTCCTGGAAGTGCCTGAAGCTATCAACCCCTGCAAATCGATCATTTAGTCCAGCCCTGGCTCTGGTTTTACAGGTGAGGCAACTAAGGCTCAAGAGAAGGAAAGTTactaaaggtcacacagctagttcaTGTCAGGGCTGTTTTGGAACCCAGATCTCCTGCTGTTCATGCCTGGTGCTAAATTACACTTGGGGCAAGAATGTGGCAAGTTAGAAAAAGACCTCTAGTCAGCAGGAGCCACAGGGGCCGGGGCAGGGTAGCGACCAGAAGGAAGCCTGTGGTGGTTCTGTCCCCACACACCCCAGGGCTACTGGCTCAGTGACCTGCTCCGAGAGGCAGAGCCAGCCACAGACTGCCAGAGCTGGAAGGCACTGAGAGCTCATCAGATCCTACcctttcattttccagatgagaaaaacaagaacCAGAAAGGAAAGTGACTTTGCCAAGCCTTCATTATAAGCTTGTAAGTCAGAATGGCGCGCAGATCTCCAGATTCTGGAGCTGTGCCTTTGAAGAGCTTTGTAAAGCGGGCTGCGTTGGGGACGGCAGGGCAATGGCTGTACACACAACCTGTGCCTAGTCCTCCAGTCCTCACACATGACGACCTCCCCTctggccctcctccctccagtcCTCACACATGACGACCTCCCCTctggccctcctccctccagtcCTCACACATGACGACCTCCCCTctggccctcctccctccagtcCTCACACATGACGACCTCCCCTctggccctcctccctccagtcCTCACACATGACGGCCTCCCCTctggccctcctccctccagtcCTCACACATGACGACCTCCCCTctggccctcctccctccagtcCTCACACATGACGACCTCCCCTctggccctcctccctccagtcCTCACACATGACGACCTCCCCTCTGGCCCCCGGCCCTTCAGCAACccacctcttctctcctccccagccaaGGGAAAGGCGTCAGAACAAGGGGTCTCTGAGGGACTTCAGCAGTCCAGCCCCAGCGTTCCCATCCACCGAGAGTAGCGTCTGACAGATAATCAGCTCTGTTTAGAGACTAGGGTTGACAAAGGCGTGTTACCTTACGAGGTGGCCCATTCTAATATTGGACAGCTCTACGGTTACAAAATGATTCCTTTGGCCCTAACCTACACTGACTTCCAGTTGATCCAATAAACTAATCTGCATTACTGTCAAAAGCCAAAGGGGTAGCTAGGTGAGAAGCATTTACCTACTAAGAGACTGCACTTTGGGGCCAAACTGGGTGAACTGAGGAGACATGATTTCTTGAGGGTCAGCAGGGCTCAGGACATTGAGTCTTGCAAAACCCCATTCTCTAACCCGGCCAGGGGAGTTTAAGGTTTGAGGTCAGGTACAGACCCCACCTACCCAAACTGTTCTGTCAACAACAACCAGGGAGACCCAGGGGAGGTTTCAGGCATTGGTTCCCTATATCTTGAGGAAAGAGTTTGCTCtctcgcgctctctctctctactccacTAAAATTCAGTCAATAACTCttcataaataatttattttcattagaaaTCTAAGTGCTGCAGATGAAAGACCTAACTGGCATTTTAGAAAGTTACATTCTCAGTGTTTTAAATTGGGGAAGGACATTCCATTGTAAAGAGGCAAATGGACATGCCATTGTAAAGGACAAACCCACAAGAGGACTCAGGGAGTTTGGGGCTCTCATTCCCCATGACTGGAATGTCATAAGCAGAGAGTGGAGTGGGAGGAGTCGCTGCAGGAGATAATGCTCTTCCCACCGCTGCATTTAGGAGGCTCACTGGCTGCTCTTTCTGAAGAAATACCGAAACGGGAAGAGGGAGCTGCAGGAAGAAGAGCAGAGCAGGTTGAGACTCTAGAGGTCCACTTCCCTTCTCCCAGGTCCCATTAGGGCTCCATTATTAGCTAGGGCAGTTTTGCTCTGAGACCACTGAATGGAAATTCAAGTCTGAAACAGCATTTGAAAAGGTACCCAAGTCAGAGTATACTCAGGAGGTGGAAATAAAGAAGAACAATTGCAATGGTATGGCTGAGCTCTAGATAAAGGGATTTGCTAACTGTACTCTGCAAAAAGGACTCTGAAGACAGCCTAGATTCAGAGGGGAGAATGGAAACATTTTGGTAACGAAATCATCTGAATAACCCAAGCACGATCAGAATAGATTCTGTCCAAGCAGCATTTGTGGAATCAGGTCCAATGCTGGGCACATCGGGGTGGGGTAGATTGTGTAAAAATGAACAAGACACAGTCTTTGTTAAATTCACAGTTAGGGCCCTCATGCTCACTTCATTTCCATCATTTATCCCGCACAAAATAGAGATTATGCAGGTAATCTGCTTTCTTTTGTATTCTAATTTCCCTGAGAGACTCAGTGGGGCAGGCTCTGGAGCTGGACTGCCCTGGGTCTCAGTTTGATGGCAGGAGAGAAGTCTATCCTACCTTAGAAACCCAAAGAAGCCACTGGTTCCCAGCTCCGTGCGTCCTTCAGGTGGAGGTGGATCGTTTTGCTGCAATGGTGGGGTAATCTTCTCTGCTCGGCTGTCCCCCGACTTAGAATCTGCAAGGAAAACACTCAGGCAGGGAAAAGGTGTCAGTCCTCAGGCTACTTTTATGTGAGCAGGAGAAGGCAGGACACCGAGCATGAGCCCAGGGCAGCCTCAAACCAGGATTATTCGAAGCCAGGTGAATTGCTTGTTCTGACATCCCAATTTCATCTCAGCTCAGTAAGGTGCTATTCTGACCTTGGAGTATTTTCAAAGTCAGGCCCctgagatttgttttttttaaataaatttatttattttatttatttatttttggctgcgttgggtcttcgttgctgcgtgggcttttctccagttgcggggagcaggggctactcttcgttgcggtgtgcaggcttctcttgttgcagagcatgggctctaggcgcgtgggcttcagtagttgtggctcatgggctctagagcacaggcttagcagttgtggtgcacgggcttaggtgctccgcggcatgtgggatcttcctggaccagggcttgaacccgtgtcccctgcactggcaggcggattattaaccactgcgccaccagggaagccctgcccctgAGATTTTTACACTGCTCAAATCCTAGACACCTACCATGGCTGGTGTGTCTACACATGGAATGACAACTTACTGAAGAACTCACTTGCTCACAGGACTGCATCTGTGATAACTGCATCCATACCGAATcctcatgctgagtgaaagatcAGCAAGTTGAAAGAGCGATACCTCAACATGCATTCCCAGCCCTTGCCAAGCATCCACCTGCACCTTCAATATTAATACTAGTGCCccaaaggggagaggaggagagacagcTTCCCAGAGattgttctccaggatagaaaaGTGAAACATATCCCTCCCAACTCTTCTGTAAAACTTACCACACAATATGGAAATGTTCTGAAACTGTGGGAGCATCAGTTTCGCTATCAGAAGCACAAGAAGGACATGCATTGCCTCCTTCACTCCTTCTGGGAACTGCGGGGGCTTCTATTACTCAAGAGCCTGCCCCCAGACTGGAGGATGGCCAACAAGCACCTCCACGGGAGCGAGGTACATCACCCACTGAGCGTGTCCAGACAGAGCTCTGTGCTGCTCTGCTCATCAGATGACTAAAGAggacaggggggcttccctggtggcgcagtggttgagaatctgcctgccaatgcaggggacacgggttcgagccctggtctgggaagatcccacatgccgcggagcgactaagcccgtgagccacaactactgagcctgcgcgtctggagcctgtgctccgcaacgggagaggccgtgacagtgagaggcccgcgcaccgcgatgaagagtggcccccgctcgccgcaactggagaaagccctcgcacagaaacgaagacccaacacagccaaaaataaatataaataaatttaaataaataaatttgttaaaaataaataaataaataaataaatttgttaaaaaaaaaaaaaagaggacaggaTGATTATTAGAGGAGAATACATATTAATTTCCCAGAACCTACCCTGGTCCTGAACGTCAGTGATATCAAATGCTGAGGTCTCCTGCCATTCCTGctgggtttttctttctctcttctgataAAAAGACCAAGAAAAGTCTTAAATTTTACTCCTTTACAGCTTGGTGGTCTGAATGCTATTTGCTGGTAAGGTGATGTCACATCAGTGCTGGGGACTGTCTTCTGACTGTCCAGGCAggttctatttttccttctatagGACTGTCCTTTTTCCATATCAGCTTCCCAAACACTGTCTctctaaaatcataatatttaaCAGCCAAGAACAAACCAAGCTGGGTATACCTTATCATTCCATGTTTCTGAGTGCCAACTATTGCCAAGGACAGAATATTGAGGTTTCAGATATCAGGAGGACCTTTACTTTACCTTGGAGAAAAGTATAATCTATGTGGTAAAACTGATGTATAAACTAAGTATTATAAGTCAGTGTGATAAGACTACTCCATCAGTCTACATAGAGTGCCCTGGTTACTGAGGAGGACATGAATAGAGTGGGTAGTGGTTAATCAAGGAAGACTTCACAGGGAAAGTGTTATTTAAATGGGGCCTTGGTGGATGGCATCAAGGGGTCAGAGAGAGCAGGGCATTCCAGAAAGGGACATGACATACAAGGGCACATCGCCGTTAATATGTAAATATGATCAACGTGGCTAGAGCCAGGGCAGCAGAAACATGACTATGGCATAAGCAATCTTATTATTTCTGTCTACTGCTCTATAGACCTTCCTTTGTACTTTGAAGGGGACATCCTACAACCTGGTTCCAAGCCTATAATATTCTAGGAGACACCCTGGTAGCCAGAAACATGGTTGATATAGTTCCTTTGAGAATCTGCCAACTGGCCACTTCCCTCACCCAGGCACAACCTGAGGGCTTGACTGCCCAGCAGTGCTGGGGAGTTCCTTGAGCCATTTTGCTGGTgaagaattctctctcttttttcttttgccacgccgcgcggtatgcgggatcttagttccccaacaagggattgaacccatgcccgctgaagtggaagcacaggttctcaaccactagaccgccagggaagtcccgctggTGAAGAATTCTATAGCAAGGGTGTATCTAGGAGGCAGAGGCACAGCAATCCCAGGAAAATTAGGACAGATCCCCCATCCTAAGCATAAGCTGATATTTCTGTTAAGCTTTTCCACAAACCCCTCAAATCCCAGACCACATGGGCAGCCACCTAAGTCATACTCCTATAAAAGTGAAAGGGAACTCTGGGGAGAAGGAGACTCTCTCTTCCAGACAGGGTGGAGATGAAATTTAGAGGGCCCAGATCTGATTTCTAGCTTGAGGGAATGATTCTCACAAACTTACTATGGTAAGGTATGGAAACTATGGTTTGGGGTTTAAATACTGCTTCATTGGCCCTAATGGAAGCATCTACTAAGGTTGGTAGTGGGGACCAGaagggcaaaggccctggggcagaggtATAGCCTACCTCTGAACCAGGGGAAATTTCCCTCATAAGGCAGCCTTTGTGCTCTCCTGAAATCTTGATAGAGGTTTCCTCAGGCAAACGTTGTTAAGAGAGGAAAACCATTATAGCCTGACTAAGACTGAGGGTACCATCTAGGACATCCAACAACACATAATACCCTGAAAACCTGATGCAAGGTTGTCCCCTGTATGTTCAGGGTCAGATCTGCTTAGAAGTGCAGTTCAAGCAAAGGCTTGAAAAAAAAGCTACGTGCATGGCAGTCTGTTTCACTTCTGGTCCATTCATCTGCTCTCTcccattttttatctttttaaagtctgGATCTCTAGATCTGGGAGCTAAAGTAACAAAGGGAATGAGTCTGTCCTTCCGTCCCATTCTCCTCAAAACACCTCTTATGAAACAGAGACCTTATTCAGGTATATGTTGTATTCTTCTAAGCTTTCCCTGCACAGCCTCCCTATGTGTACAGATGTGCACAATCCACACTGTGTTTCTACACCTTAACTTCCcccaaagggaagagaagataTTAGGCATTGGACCATAGGAGTAAATTCAATTCTTCCGGCTCAAGTGACTTACACTAAGAGTCCCTGTGATCACTTTAATTTAGGAGAAGTCTGCTCTCTGGGAACAGGGTCTACAATGGAGACCGCTTGGGCTTTGAGTCAAAATCAATAaacatgttccttttttttttttttttttttttgctcagagTTTTTTCTAAACCCAGTATCAGGTTGAAAAGGTAATTATGTTGAGTAAGAAACTGTGGGTTCTTAAGGGAGATGATGTGTCAAACTAAGAATAGGAAGATACATAGGGTAGAGAGTGAGGGAAATGTTCCTTTAATAGTAATTATCTTGGTTGTATAAAGTGTCTTTGTTCTCCAGAGCTTCATGTACTCTTCTTGtactttctaatttcttcttcttccctctctgaaGGATGAGAGTATAGAAGAGGGAAACCATCTGCTTTAAATCACTCCATGGGCCAGCTGGCCATGGGCACAACAGGGCTCTGTACAGTGCCCCCGCCCACAGAGGCAGAGGTCTTCATCTTTAAGGGTTCACTCTACTCCCAACTAAATGCTAATAAGCTCCTGGAAAAAAACTAGGTTTTATATGTTTGGGTGCACCCCAGCACCTAACACAATGCCTTGCTAACAGGAGACAGAATtgtttagaaatgaaaatcacttcacttttctactttaaaatgttttagggAATTCCTATGATCTTGAAGGTGGCTTTAAAGCCTTTTAGGATCCAGCCCGTGCTGACCTCTCCAGTGACATTTCTCAGCACTGTCCTCTAAGCGCCAGGTGCACTGGCTTCCAGCCACCAAAAGCACTGTACTCTTTCCTCTTAGCCTTAGTTCTTTGAGCTACTCTGAGCTACTCTGGGAACTCTCTTTCACATCCACTTGGTCTGAATGAGGTTCTCCTTTGTGGTCCCTTTGTACCCTGTGCTTTCTTCATTCCTGCACGTAGCACATTTATCAGTAATGTCTGCCCAGCTTTACACTTTTGGCATTTTTCGGGGAGAGTGTGTGTGATAGCTCTAGTACTTGGCACATAGGagtcactcagtaaatgtttgtggaatgaatgcaTATGTAAATGTTTGTTCAATAACTGATCATGTTATAGATCCTGGGAAGGTGAGGGAGGTGAGTTGGGAATGTTTGGATACCTAAGGTCAGAGCTGCTTTGGAGCGAtggcagagaagtaagaaaaGTCACAAATAACAGCTATTTCAAGAAAAAGGGCACTATTTTAGAGACTACTATGGAAAAGGAGTCCTGAAATGGAGGAGTAGCAGTTGTATGAATATCTAAATGGAGAGCAGACCTcacaaaatgaaatcatatattaTTAGGGCCGGACCATCACTGCTCTAAATGAAGTTTTCTCTTACCAGTATCCTGTGCTGATATATACCTATTTTGTCTGTAAAAACTAGATGTTCCCATACAGATTAACTGGTTTgctgggcagaaatagagacacagatgtagagaacaaacgtatggacaccaaggggggaaagtggtggtggggggttggtgggatgaactgggagattgggattggcatatatacactaatatgtataaaatagataactaataagaacctgttgtataaaaaataaataaaataaaattcaaaatttcaaaaaaaaaaaacaaaaccaaaaaactagatGTTCCCAGACTCAGAGTCCAGTGCAGATGAAGgcaaaaagttttctaaaaaaaattctaagctgGATCCCACCTCAATTCAAcagatctattttctttttcaactgcAGAGTATAAGAAAGCAGCTTTTTAAGCTAAGAGAAGACCTTTTAACAAAAGGATTCATCAATGTGTGTATTATGCAGCTACATTTAGGACAGGTTGTGGCGAGGGTGGAATGGTTGAAAGTTGTTCTGCAGATGGTGAAACGTGAGAATGAGTCCAGTGAATTCAGTCTGTACTAAGGATCAAGATGTGCTGGTAACAGGAATCCTGACTTGTAATTGAGCAGAAATAGCCAAGAGTCTCGAAGTCTCCATTTTGGTGCTTACCCTCCTGGTTTCCATAGGGGCCTTCTTTTTGCTGAGCTCTTGGCTGGAAGTCCCCTTCTTGGGCCTGAGGTGGGAGAAAAAAGCCCAGGAAGTGTTACTGGCAGCAGCAACATCACCACATTCAAGCAAATGTGGCCCAAATGAATATTTCAGCAGGTTGGCTATTTTTATGCCACTCCTGGCCTGCAGAATAAATTGTGTGGCCAAACTCTCTTTGGGTGCTGCTTTAATTCACAGTAGAATCACAATTTGAGACATTTTGGGATCTAGGGGTTGAGAAAGGGAAAATGTGATTGACAGCAGGTATCAGATTTTGAAATACTTGGTTGTGCATCAAAACACAGAGAAAGGGAAGATGTGAGGCCTCATCTCCATGGATAATTCAGTCAAATGGAACTGACCAAAGCTTCATACCTCCAAGTACCCTCACATCCCACCTGGCTGGGAAAGGAATTTCCTAACTCTTCACCGATGTGTGCATTTGGAGGGTGTAGGGGTCAGCTCCTTCATGGTCTACCCTCACTGCTCCTGTATGTCTTGGGGCCCATACAGTACCAGGAAAAGAACAGCTGCTTTCTGTGAACCTGGGCTGAAAGCACTTTGGGCTGGGAGCAAACCACACCTTGGATTATTCCATCATCCCTCTCTGGGTGCTAACATGAACAACTGAATTGTCTTACTGACTCATTCTGTCCCTGACAgagaatcaaaagaagaaaataagtagCCTCTACAACAGCAACTTCAATATGTTAAGGGTTGTGCTTAACACTCCCCCTAATTCGCAGCACCTCACCCAGTAATTGATGCATATCCTGTTGCAGACATTTATGTTTCAGTCTGT is part of the Balaenoptera musculus isolate JJ_BM4_2016_0621 chromosome 8, mBalMus1.pri.v3, whole genome shotgun sequence genome and encodes:
- the GPHA2 gene encoding glycoprotein hormone alpha-2, whose amino-acid sequence is MPMASPQTLLLCLLILAVTEGQGQQAAIPGCYLHPFNVTVRSDRQGTCQGSHVAQACVGHCESSAFPSRYSVLVASGYRHNITSISQCCTISSLRKVKVQLHCGGDRREELEIFTARACQCDMCRLSRY